From the Marinobacter alexandrii genome, one window contains:
- the ftsA gene encoding cell division protein FtsA, translated as MEDKIIVGLDIGTTKICAIVGKKNEYGKLEILGMGKAVSDGVIRGIVTNIDKTVRAIEKAIAEASEQSGIDVKVVNVGIAGQHIKSAVHHGGITREDSEGEITIEDLSRLNSDMHRIVTPPGSEIIHVMPQDYIVDYEDGIMDPVGMTGVKLEADFHIITAQTNAINNINKCVRKAGLQIENLILEPLASSLSVLSDEEKEAGVCLVDIGGGTTDVAVFYDNIIRHTAVIPFGGNIITSDIKQGCMVMEHQAELLKTKFGKAISEEASPNEIVSIPGLRNRPPKEISIKNLAHIIEARMEEIIELAHTEIISSGYNKKLAAGIVVTGGGSQLTNLSQLFEYMTGLDTRIGYPNEHLGRSKVDAAKSPMFATTVGLVLSGFKALDIREARYSEVPSFKGEGKKKMKQGNKFFSNILEKTKGLLIDDFDDKIS; from the coding sequence ATGGAAGATAAAATCATCGTTGGATTAGACATAGGCACGACAAAGATCTGTGCCATTGTTGGTAAGAAGAATGAATACGGAAAGCTGGAGATACTAGGCATGGGCAAGGCAGTATCTGATGGTGTGATTCGTGGAATTGTAACCAACATTGACAAAACTGTAAGAGCTATTGAGAAAGCAATTGCAGAAGCAAGTGAGCAGTCAGGAATAGATGTGAAAGTGGTCAATGTAGGTATTGCAGGGCAGCATATTAAGAGCGCGGTACATCATGGTGGGATCACTCGTGAAGATTCAGAAGGGGAGATTACTATTGAAGACTTAAGTCGCCTGAATAGTGATATGCACAGAATTGTAACACCTCCAGGTAGTGAAATTATCCATGTGATGCCTCAGGACTACATAGTAGATTATGAAGATGGCATCATGGATCCGGTTGGAATGACTGGGGTGAAATTAGAAGCAGACTTCCACATCATTACAGCACAGACTAACGCAATCAACAACATAAACAAGTGTGTGAGAAAAGCTGGGCTCCAGATTGAGAATCTCATTTTGGAACCACTCGCGTCCAGCTTATCTGTTTTAAGTGATGAAGAAAAAGAAGCCGGTGTTTGCCTGGTTGATATTGGTGGTGGAACGACGGATGTCGCCGTGTTTTATGACAACATTATTCGTCACACAGCTGTGATCCCTTTTGGGGGTAATATTATCACATCGGATATCAAGCAAGGCTGTATGGTGATGGAACATCAGGCAGAACTTCTGAAAACAAAATTTGGTAAAGCGATATCTGAAGAAGCAAGCCCGAATGAGATCGTATCTATTCCAGGTTTGAGGAATAGACCTCCAAAAGAGATTTCTATTAAAAACCTTGCGCACATCATTGAAGCTAGAATGGAAGAAATCATTGAACTCGCTCATACAGAGATTATTAGTTCAGGTTACAATAAAAAACTTGCGGCAGGTATTGTGGTGACAGGAGGAGGCTCTCAATTGACAAACTTGAGCCAATTGTTTGAATATATGACTGGCTTAGACACGCGAATTGGATATCCAAATGAACATCTGGGTAGAAGCAAAGTGGATGCAGCTAAAAGCCCAATGTTTGCGACTACTGTTGGTCTGGTGCTTTCAGGATTTAAAGCATTGGATATTAGAGAAGCAAGGTATTCCGAGGTTCCCTCTTTTAAAGGAGAAGGAAAGAAAAAGATGAAACAAGGCAATAAGTTCTTTTCCAATATTCTGGAGAAAACGAAAGGTCTTTTAATCGATGATTTTGATGATAAAATTAGTTAG
- the ftsZ gene encoding cell division protein FtsZ — MAENMYQFDLPSHHKSIIKVVGVGGGGSNAVNHMYSLGIRDVEFVVCNTDHQALESSAVPNKLQVGNNLTSGLGAGANPERGRNAAIESKEEIRDLLSQDTKMVFITAGMGGGTGTGAAPVIAQVASELDILTVGIVTAPFAFEGKKKMKAAEEGIKELKKYCDTVLVIMNDKLREIYGNLSISDAFAQADNVLTTAAKGIAEIITVPGYVNVDFEDVKTVMKGAGPAVMGSAKTIGDNRARRAAEEALNSPLLNQHDIFGAEKILLSIISGEEAELQMDELTDITDYIQEYAGDNAEVIFGHGVDSTLGENIRVTVIATGFGKVDEDGEYISKEEEARRFDLNSQKEISETQKQDTTSDFMFEIENESDKDEVEDWTYEFSSLKDEIKREVEEEDQSGEKQRVEQPAFEFDFTNSFEGEEEIDEEEVSINDAFTASPDSKQVRLAQERAEREAMFDDKKFEMATEEFKERLDVPAYERKKVKLQNVPHSSERNISKFNLNEENQILGNNKFLHDNVD, encoded by the coding sequence ATGGCAGAAAATATGTATCAATTCGACTTACCGTCTCATCACAAGTCCATCATCAAGGTGGTAGGTGTTGGCGGTGGTGGCAGCAATGCTGTTAATCACATGTACAGCCTGGGGATCCGGGACGTAGAATTTGTGGTCTGTAATACAGATCATCAAGCACTAGAAAGTAGTGCAGTACCAAACAAGCTTCAGGTGGGTAATAACCTGACAAGTGGGTTGGGAGCTGGAGCAAATCCTGAAAGAGGCAGAAATGCCGCAATTGAAAGCAAAGAAGAAATTCGGGACCTACTCTCGCAAGACACTAAAATGGTTTTCATTACTGCAGGAATGGGTGGTGGTACCGGTACTGGTGCCGCTCCAGTAATTGCGCAAGTAGCTAGCGAGTTAGATATCCTTACGGTAGGAATCGTAACAGCACCATTTGCTTTTGAAGGCAAGAAAAAAATGAAAGCTGCTGAAGAAGGTATCAAAGAATTGAAAAAGTATTGCGATACCGTACTAGTAATCATGAATGATAAACTTCGTGAAATCTATGGTAACCTTTCCATAAGTGATGCTTTCGCGCAGGCAGATAATGTATTGACAACTGCTGCTAAAGGTATTGCAGAGATTATCACTGTTCCGGGATATGTGAATGTGGATTTTGAAGACGTAAAGACAGTGATGAAAGGTGCAGGACCTGCCGTGATGGGATCAGCAAAAACTATAGGAGACAACCGAGCGCGTAGAGCAGCAGAAGAAGCATTGAACTCTCCATTGTTGAATCAACATGACATTTTTGGGGCAGAGAAAATCTTGCTTTCGATCATCTCTGGTGAAGAGGCTGAACTTCAAATGGATGAACTGACAGACATTACCGATTACATTCAAGAATATGCGGGAGATAATGCAGAAGTGATCTTCGGTCACGGTGTAGATAGCACACTGGGTGAAAACATTAGGGTAACTGTAATTGCTACTGGTTTTGGCAAAGTAGATGAGGATGGGGAGTATATCTCTAAAGAAGAGGAAGCAAGACGATTTGACTTAAACTCTCAAAAAGAGATCAGTGAAACACAAAAACAAGACACTACTTCGGATTTCATGTTCGAGATTGAAAACGAAAGTGACAAGGATGAAGTAGAAGATTGGACTTATGAATTCAGTTCATTGAAAGATGAAATAAAAAGAGAAGTTGAGGAAGAAGACCAAAGTGGAGAAAAACAAAGAGTGGAACAGCCTGCTTTTGAATTTGACTTCACGAATAGCTTTGAAGGAGAGGAAGAAATTGATGAGGAAGAGGTAAGTATCAATGATGCTTTTACAGCATCTCCTGACTCTAAGCAAGTTCGACTCGCACAAGAACGTGCAGAGCGAGAGGCTATGTTTGATGACAAGAAGTTTGAAATGGCAACAGAAGAGTTTAAGGAGCGTTTAGACGTGCCCGCATATGAGCGCAAGAAAGTAAAACTTCAGAATGTACCTCATTCATCTGAGCGAAATATTTCAAAATTCAACTTGAACGAGGAGAATCAGATTCTCGGAAATAATAAATTCTTGCATGATAACGTGGATTGA
- the mraY gene encoding phospho-N-acetylmuramoyl-pentapeptide-transferase yields the protein MLNYLFEYLNQIDFPGAGLFQYISFRAGMAALLSLLITITFGKKLINMLHRYQLGESIRDLGLDGQMEKKGTPTMGGIIIISGIVIPTLLLADLSNIYILLLIISALWMGVIGFLDDYLKVKKKNKEGLRGKFKVIGQIGLGLLVGLVMVFHDDIVVRDFSGEAFKDENSLLTTIPFVANNEFQYDWLLPDFLADYAWVLYIFVVIFIVTAVSNGANITDGLDGLAAGTCAIIGLTLAVLAYLSGNAIFADYLNIMFIPNSAEMVIFCTAFVGACIGFLWYNAYPAQVFMGDTGSLSLGGIIAVLAFVIRKEFLIPVLCGIFVIENLSVIIQVAYFKYTKKKYGEGRRVFLMSPLHHHYQKKGIHEAKIVARFWTVGILLAIFTLATLKIR from the coding sequence ATGCTGAATTACTTGTTTGAATATCTGAATCAAATAGACTTCCCGGGAGCGGGACTGTTTCAGTATATCTCATTTCGAGCAGGAATGGCGGCATTACTATCGCTATTAATCACGATCACCTTTGGTAAGAAATTGATCAATATGCTCCATAGATATCAGCTAGGCGAATCCATTCGTGACTTGGGTCTGGATGGACAAATGGAGAAAAAGGGAACGCCAACCATGGGCGGAATTATCATCATTTCTGGAATTGTCATTCCAACCTTACTGCTTGCAGATCTCAGTAATATCTATATTTTATTGTTGATTATCTCAGCACTTTGGATGGGAGTAATCGGTTTCTTGGATGACTATTTGAAAGTAAAAAAGAAGAACAAAGAAGGGCTAAGAGGAAAATTCAAAGTAATAGGACAGATCGGACTTGGATTGTTAGTAGGCCTGGTGATGGTATTTCATGATGATATCGTCGTGAGAGACTTCTCAGGAGAGGCTTTCAAAGATGAAAATTCACTGCTTACCACCATACCATTTGTAGCCAACAATGAATTTCAATATGATTGGCTGCTACCTGACTTTCTAGCTGATTACGCATGGGTTTTATACATATTTGTAGTGATCTTCATTGTTACTGCTGTATCGAATGGTGCAAACATTACTGATGGTTTAGATGGGTTAGCAGCAGGAACATGTGCAATTATAGGTCTCACGCTAGCAGTTTTAGCATACTTATCTGGTAACGCCATCTTTGCTGACTATCTCAACATCATGTTCATTCCAAACTCGGCGGAAATGGTGATCTTTTGTACCGCATTTGTGGGCGCTTGCATCGGCTTTCTTTGGTATAATGCCTACCCTGCACAGGTATTTATGGGAGATACGGGCAGTCTGTCACTGGGTGGTATCATCGCAGTATTAGCTTTCGTCATTCGAAAAGAATTTTTGATTCCTGTTTTATGCGGAATCTTCGTTATTGAAAATCTATCAGTCATCATACAGGTGGCATACTTCAAATACACCAAAAAGAAATACGGTGAAGGTAGAAGAGTATTCTTGATGTCTCCTCTTCATCATCACTATCAAAAGAAAGGAATCCATGAAGCAAAAATTGTGGCTCGCTTCTGGACCGTAGGAATACTCTTAGCCATTTTCACACTAGCAACCCTAAAAATCAGGTAA
- the murC gene encoding UDP-N-acetylmuramate--L-alanine ligase, which yields MTLKEVNNVFFIGIGGIGMSALARWFHANGALVAGYDKTESSLTKKLIEEGIEVHYEDQLDLIPDTFLKKKGTLVVFTPAVSENHLELNYFLDGGFTVMKRSEVLGMITKNHFTIAVAGTHGKTTTTSMIAHLLSASRKGCSAFVGGIMTNTGTNLIIGDRDAPIVVEADEYDRSFMQLNPNYTIITSLDPDHLDIYGDETTMLDTYEEFVKKTPKEGKVLMYSDAGFKINPGNKYVSYAIKNGDVVADALRIVNGAFVFTYRYGMEKIADVHLEVPGYHNVENALAAITVALDLGMEGKEIRKRMKTYAGVKRRFEYIFRSPHTTLIDDYAHHPQEIEAFLKSVRSLAGKRKITAIFQPHLYSRTDDFKKGFAEALDKADEVILLDIYPAREEPIPGVTSKSIFDLMENEKKVMVPKDYLLMELDNHNLDIVVTIGAGDIDREVPKVADYMRNKFNSKSEEDE from the coding sequence ATGACACTAAAAGAAGTAAATAACGTCTTTTTCATCGGTATAGGAGGTATCGGTATGAGTGCATTAGCTCGATGGTTTCATGCAAATGGAGCGTTGGTTGCTGGCTATGATAAGACAGAGTCAAGTCTTACAAAAAAACTTATAGAAGAAGGTATTGAAGTTCACTATGAAGATCAATTAGATCTTATTCCAGATACATTTCTAAAGAAAAAGGGGACATTAGTCGTTTTTACACCCGCAGTTTCAGAAAATCACTTAGAACTTAACTATTTCCTTGACGGTGGGTTTACCGTTATGAAACGCTCAGAAGTTTTGGGGATGATTACTAAAAATCATTTTACGATAGCTGTAGCCGGTACGCACGGAAAAACCACAACAACCTCAATGATTGCCCATTTGCTTAGCGCTTCTCGGAAGGGTTGCTCAGCTTTTGTTGGTGGAATTATGACCAATACAGGTACAAACCTGATTATTGGAGATCGAGACGCACCTATCGTCGTAGAAGCAGATGAATACGATCGCTCATTCATGCAATTGAATCCTAACTACACGATTATCACTTCCTTAGATCCAGACCACTTGGATATCTATGGAGATGAAACCACAATGCTTGACACATATGAGGAGTTTGTGAAAAAGACACCAAAAGAAGGTAAAGTATTGATGTATTCCGATGCTGGGTTCAAAATCAACCCTGGAAATAAATATGTATCGTACGCTATCAAGAATGGCGATGTTGTAGCTGATGCGCTTCGAATTGTAAATGGAGCATTCGTATTTACTTACAGATACGGAATGGAGAAAATCGCAGATGTACATCTCGAGGTTCCTGGATATCACAACGTAGAAAATGCTTTGGCGGCCATAACGGTTGCCTTGGATTTGGGAATGGAAGGGAAGGAGATCAGGAAAAGAATGAAGACTTATGCTGGCGTTAAGCGACGTTTTGAATACATCTTCAGAAGTCCTCACACAACATTGATTGATGATTATGCTCATCACCCGCAAGAAATTGAGGCTTTTTTAAAATCTGTAAGATCACTGGCAGGCAAGCGTAAGATCACGGCTATTTTTCAACCGCATCTATATTCCAGAACCGATGATTTCAAGAAAGGATTTGCAGAAGCTTTAGATAAAGCAGATGAAGTAATCCTATTGGATATTTATCCTGCACGCGAAGAACCGATTCCTGGAGTTACTTCAAAATCAATTTTTGATTTGATGGAGAATGAAAAGAAGGTGATGGTTCCAAAAGATTACCTGCTCATGGAACTAGATAACCATAACCTTGATATTGTGGTAACCATTGGTGCTGGTGATATTGATCGTGAAGTTCCAAAAGTTGCTGACTATATGAGAAACAAGTTCAACTCAAAATCTGAAGAAGATGAGTAA
- the murD gene encoding UDP-N-acetylmuramoyl-L-alanine--D-glutamate ligase, whose protein sequence is MNERIVILGGGESGIGAAMLAQQKGYDVFLSDGGGIAPDRRRSLKSQDIQFEENGHSEELITNASLVVKSPGIPDSVPLIQTLLHKEILVISEVEFAYRFIDKAKVVAITGTNGKTTTSLLTYHLLKTAGYKVALGGNIGKSLAGLVAEGGYHYYVVEVSSFQLDGITNFRPDVAVLLNITPDHLDRYEYNFNRYVTSKFRIIENLTNEQAFIYCADSEPVTEEINKRKVEASMFAMTASNNNKLNAYLKDEHLIFNYQFKEDFKKYQIPLSEISLIGKHNMVNSMAAVLSALCMEVPIEKVLKGLKNFKNAPHRLEFVKEINGVAYINDSKATNVDSVYYALDGVKGNIIWIAGGIDKGNDYGQIEKLVKKKVKALICMGKDNHALTEYFDSKLDKIIEVDSAKKAIQQAYQLAEEGDVVLLSPACASFDLFSNYEDRGDKFKREVTKLSKKLKAKEV, encoded by the coding sequence ATGAACGAACGCATAGTCATATTAGGCGGAGGTGAGAGCGGTATAGGTGCTGCTATGCTTGCTCAGCAGAAGGGCTATGATGTATTCCTGTCTGACGGAGGGGGTATTGCACCTGACCGAAGAAGGTCACTGAAAAGTCAGGATATACAATTTGAAGAAAACGGACATTCGGAAGAGCTGATTACAAATGCGTCGCTAGTGGTCAAAAGCCCAGGCATCCCTGATTCGGTTCCTTTGATTCAAACTCTCTTACATAAGGAAATCCTTGTCATTTCCGAAGTGGAGTTTGCCTATAGGTTTATAGACAAAGCAAAAGTGGTCGCTATTACAGGGACCAATGGAAAAACAACCACATCATTACTGACCTATCATCTGTTAAAAACAGCTGGATATAAAGTTGCCTTAGGAGGTAATATCGGAAAGAGCCTAGCCGGATTGGTAGCCGAAGGTGGATATCATTACTATGTAGTAGAAGTAAGTAGTTTTCAACTAGATGGAATTACTAATTTCCGACCAGATGTTGCCGTGTTGCTAAACATTACCCCTGATCATCTTGATCGATATGAGTATAATTTCAATCGATATGTGACATCTAAGTTTCGCATTATTGAAAACCTGACCAACGAACAAGCATTTATCTACTGTGCAGATTCAGAACCTGTTACTGAAGAGATTAACAAGAGGAAAGTGGAGGCAAGCATGTTTGCTATGACTGCTTCTAACAATAATAAGTTGAATGCTTACTTAAAAGACGAACACCTAATCTTCAATTACCAGTTCAAAGAAGATTTTAAAAAATACCAAATTCCACTTTCCGAAATTTCTCTTATAGGGAAGCACAACATGGTGAATAGCATGGCAGCTGTTTTGAGTGCGCTCTGCATGGAAGTTCCGATTGAGAAAGTGCTGAAAGGGTTGAAGAATTTCAAAAACGCGCCACATAGATTGGAGTTTGTGAAAGAAATTAATGGAGTGGCATACATTAACGATTCCAAGGCTACTAATGTGGATTCAGTGTATTACGCCTTAGATGGTGTTAAAGGAAATATCATTTGGATTGCCGGTGGTATAGATAAAGGAAATGATTACGGACAGATAGAAAAACTTGTCAAAAAGAAGGTCAAAGCGCTGATCTGTATGGGTAAAGACAACCATGCATTAACTGAATATTTTGATTCTAAACTGGATAAGATTATTGAAGTTGATAGTGCAAAAAAAGCAATTCAACAAGCGTATCAATTAGCAGAAGAAGGAGACGTGGTGTTGCTATCACCAGCATGTGCCAGCTTCGATTTATTCTCAAACTACGAAGACAGAGGAGACAAATTCAAACGTGAAGTAACCAAGTTGAGTAAGAAACTAAAAGCGAAAGAAGTGTAA
- a CDS encoding FtsW/RodA/SpoVE family cell cycle protein, with amino-acid sequence MNSVKNWAYRNLKGDPVIWFIVLIFSLFSIMVVYSATGSLAYKMMGGNTEYYLIKHSVLVLVSLVAIWLAHRLDYRYYSKVSKLVLWLCVPLLLFTWVFGTNINEASRWLTIPVINQAFQPSDLAKLALLVTLASMLSKRQKSIDDFQKAIVPMLFWIGLICGLIALTNFSSAILLFLTCMLVLFIGRVPVKYLAMLVLICSAFGSVAFMVGQRGGTAMSRVEDFINDDTPYQAKQAYIAIASGGVIGKGPGQSDQRNFLPHPYSDFIYAIVLEEYGLIGGIVILFLYLALLYRGMKAAEDNDRAYGGLLSAGLSFALVMQALVNMGVAVGLGPVTGLTLPFISMGGTSQLFAGIALGIILSVSRGERGNLGGTIGNQYKEAA; translated from the coding sequence ATGAACAGCGTAAAAAATTGGGCATATCGAAACCTGAAAGGAGACCCGGTGATTTGGTTCATCGTTCTCATTTTTTCATTATTCAGCATCATGGTGGTCTATAGTGCTACCGGCAGTCTGGCATATAAAATGATGGGTGGCAATACGGAGTATTACCTGATAAAACATTCAGTTTTAGTATTAGTCAGCCTAGTGGCAATTTGGCTAGCACATCGGTTAGATTATCGCTATTATTCAAAAGTTTCGAAGCTTGTTCTATGGCTATGTGTGCCTCTTTTGTTATTCACCTGGGTATTTGGGACGAACATCAATGAAGCTTCAAGATGGTTAACAATCCCTGTTATCAATCAAGCATTCCAACCATCTGATTTAGCCAAATTAGCATTACTTGTCACGTTGGCCAGTATGCTTTCAAAGCGACAGAAATCAATTGATGACTTCCAGAAAGCCATAGTTCCTATGCTTTTTTGGATCGGATTAATTTGCGGATTAATCGCATTGACAAACTTCTCTTCCGCTATTCTCTTATTCTTGACATGCATGCTTGTGCTATTCATTGGCAGGGTTCCAGTTAAGTACCTGGCAATGCTTGTCTTAATATGTTCAGCATTTGGATCAGTCGCCTTTATGGTTGGCCAGAGAGGAGGCACGGCTATGTCCAGAGTCGAAGATTTTATAAATGATGATACACCATATCAAGCTAAGCAAGCATATATAGCAATTGCTTCAGGGGGAGTAATTGGAAAAGGACCTGGACAAAGTGATCAAAGAAATTTTCTTCCACATCCGTATTCAGATTTCATTTATGCAATTGTTCTCGAAGAGTATGGGCTCATCGGTGGAATCGTTATTCTGTTTTTATACCTCGCATTGCTTTACAGGGGAATGAAAGCGGCAGAAGATAATGATCGTGCATACGGAGGGCTACTTTCAGCGGGACTGAGTTTTGCGCTTGTCATGCAAGCGCTAGTCAACATGGGGGTTGCCGTGGGTTTAGGTCCTGTTACAGGATTGACACTTCCATTCATAAGCATGGGAGGTACATCCCAGCTATTCGCAGGAATTGCATTGGGTATTATTCTTAGCGTGAGTCGTGGTGAGCGAGGTAACCTTGGAGGGACCATTGGAAATCAATATAAAGAAGCTGCATAA
- the murG gene encoding undecaprenyldiphospho-muramoylpentapeptide beta-N-acetylglucosaminyltransferase — translation MISGGGTGGHIYPAISIAQALKEMLQHVEILFVGAKGKMEMDKVPAAGFEIEGLWISGIQRKVTAGNLMFPFKLCSSIMRSYVLLKKFKPDVVVGVGGYASGPLLYAATRKGIPTLIQEQNSYAGLTNKWLAKKVKKICVAHEGMEKYFPADKLVVTGNPVRKTIKLNPNRITEAYKHFELDSSKPTLLVIGGSLGARTLNESLLAGLEKLKKEGIQLIWQCGGFYHEEMLERSNTYDGKMILKDFIFQMDFAYACADVVVSRAGALSIAELMLTGKPAILVPSPNVAEDHQTINAMALVENNAAEMVKDTEAVETLIDEAISLLNDKNRKEKLSENIKAMAHENAATDIANEVISLIA, via the coding sequence ATGATTAGTGGAGGAGGCACAGGAGGCCACATCTATCCAGCTATTTCTATAGCACAGGCATTGAAAGAAATGCTTCAGCATGTAGAGATTCTTTTTGTAGGAGCAAAAGGAAAGATGGAGATGGACAAAGTTCCTGCTGCGGGTTTTGAAATCGAAGGACTTTGGATTAGTGGAATCCAACGAAAGGTTACGGCAGGGAATCTCATGTTCCCATTCAAGCTATGCTCAAGCATTATGCGCTCATACGTTTTATTGAAAAAATTTAAGCCCGATGTAGTAGTCGGTGTAGGTGGCTATGCAAGTGGTCCTTTGCTTTATGCAGCAACCAGAAAGGGAATTCCAACACTCATTCAAGAACAAAATTCGTATGCTGGCTTAACCAATAAGTGGCTAGCTAAAAAAGTGAAAAAAATATGTGTAGCTCATGAAGGGATGGAAAAATATTTTCCAGCTGACAAACTAGTAGTCACAGGTAATCCAGTTCGAAAAACAATTAAGCTTAATCCAAATAGAATCACTGAAGCATATAAACATTTTGAGCTGGACAGTAGCAAACCGACACTTCTTGTAATAGGTGGGAGTTTGGGAGCCAGAACGCTCAATGAAAGCTTATTGGCAGGTCTCGAAAAACTAAAAAAAGAAGGTATCCAATTGATTTGGCAGTGCGGAGGATTTTATCATGAAGAAATGCTTGAACGCTCAAATACATATGATGGAAAGATGATTTTGAAAGACTTCATTTTCCAAATGGATTTTGCGTACGCTTGTGCGGATGTAGTTGTTTCAAGAGCCGGAGCACTTTCTATTGCCGAATTAATGCTCACCGGAAAGCCTGCCATATTAGTGCCATCTCCAAACGTAGCTGAAGACCATCAAACCATCAATGCAATGGCTCTGGTGGAAAACAATGCTGCTGAAATGGTGAAAGATACAGAGGCTGTGGAAACGCTTATTGATGAAGCAATCAGCCTACTGAATGATAAAAACAGGAAAGAAAAATTGTCTGAGAATATAAAAGCCATGGCGCATGAAAATGCGGCTACTGATATTGCAAATGAGGTAATAAGTTTAATTGCATGA
- a CDS encoding UDP-N-acetylmuramoyl-L-alanyl-D-glutamate--2,6-diaminopimelate ligase has translation MQTLKDILFGVSLKSLIGNREEGVSGVAFDSRKVEQGFLFVAVKGLTVDGHDYIEIAVESGAKVIVCESTPKKRNESITYVEVDNSSKALGIIASNFYDRPSEKIKLVGITGTNGKTTCATLLFELFQNLGYTVGLLSTVENKINHEILNTSFTTPDAVQLNSLLSNMVESGCTHCFMEVSSHALVQHRVAGIHFTGGVFTNISHDHLDYHKTFDEYIAAKKLLFDGLSSESFALVNTDDKRGSVMLQNTKADKFRFGIRSMADFKVRIIHNTLQGLELNFDGTDVWFRLIGEFNAYNLLTVYSIAILLDEEKEDVLSGLSTTSGASGRFEKIDNKSNVMAIVDYAHTPDALENVLKTIDDLRTKNETLVTVIGCGGDRDKTKRPKMAEIAALLSDKIILTSDNPRSEDPKQILEDMKMGIPKSKERNVMVIEDRKEAIRTACNLVKDKDIILVAGKGHETYQEINGERHHFDDREVLGELLN, from the coding sequence ATGCAAACACTAAAAGACATATTGTTTGGGGTGTCACTCAAGTCTCTTATAGGAAATAGAGAAGAGGGAGTTTCTGGCGTGGCTTTCGATTCTCGAAAAGTAGAACAAGGATTCCTGTTTGTCGCAGTAAAAGGATTGACTGTTGATGGACACGATTACATTGAGATAGCTGTAGAAAGTGGTGCGAAGGTTATTGTTTGCGAGTCAACCCCGAAGAAAAGAAACGAATCGATCACGTATGTAGAGGTGGATAATTCTTCGAAAGCACTGGGTATCATCGCCTCTAACTTCTACGATAGACCATCTGAAAAAATTAAGCTTGTAGGTATTACAGGAACGAATGGTAAGACCACTTGTGCAACACTCCTTTTCGAGCTTTTCCAAAACCTGGGCTATACTGTGGGCTTGCTTTCTACTGTGGAAAACAAGATTAATCACGAGATCTTAAATACCAGCTTTACGACACCAGATGCAGTGCAACTCAATTCGCTCTTATCCAATATGGTTGAGAGTGGTTGTACCCATTGCTTCATGGAAGTAAGCTCACATGCCCTTGTTCAGCATAGAGTAGCTGGAATACATTTTACGGGAGGAGTATTTACCAACATCTCTCATGATCACCTGGACTATCACAAAACCTTCGATGAGTATATAGCTGCGAAGAAGCTTTTGTTTGATGGACTCTCGTCAGAATCATTTGCCTTGGTCAATACAGATGATAAACGTGGAAGTGTGATGCTACAGAATACCAAAGCTGATAAGTTCCGCTTCGGAATCAGATCAATGGCTGATTTCAAAGTTCGCATCATTCATAATACACTTCAAGGCCTGGAGCTAAACTTTGATGGTACCGATGTTTGGTTCAGGTTAATAGGGGAATTCAACGCCTACAATTTACTGACTGTATACTCAATCGCAATCTTGTTAGACGAAGAAAAGGAAGACGTTTTAAGCGGACTTTCTACGACTTCAGGTGCAAGTGGGCGATTTGAGAAAATAGATAACAAGTCAAATGTGATGGCGATTGTGGATTATGCGCATACGCCAGATGCTTTGGAAAATGTGTTGAAGACCATAGATGATTTGCGTACCAAAAATGAAACACTGGTGACCGTCATTGGGTGTGGCGGAGATAGAGATAAGACCAAGCGTCCTAAAATGGCCGAAATAGCAGCACTCCTAAGTGATAAAATCATCTTGACTTCTGATAATCCTCGTAGCGAAGATCCAAAACAGATTCTGGAGGATATGAAAATGGGAATTCCGAAATCTAAAGAACGAAATGTGATGGTGATTGAAGATAGAAAGGAAGCTATCAGAACAGCCTGTAATCTGGTCAAAGACAAGGATATCATTCTTGTTGCGGGTAAAGGGCATGAGACTTATCAAGAAATAAATGGAGAACGTCATCATTTTGATGATCGGGAGGTATTAGGAGAATTATTGAACTGA